In Mucilaginibacter boryungensis, a single window of DNA contains:
- a CDS encoding sugar ABC transporter ATP-binding protein, with protein sequence MLVAENISKRFAGVIALDGVTLQLEAGKVTAIIGENGAGKSTLMKILSGVYDEYDGRILFKGEQVWFKNPREAQRAGIAIIHQELNLIPYLSITENLFLGRELKNSWGMLDKKAMREKAVELLQKLKLQVNPDTLVTDLKVGQQQVVEIAKALLYDAEVIIMDEPTSAISESEVEVLFGIIAGLKKENKAIAYISHKLNELFKIAENYTVLRDGKTIESGAMKGISHDELIHKMVGREIDLVRNNNVAKEKNTLLQVSNLCLDNGPKKVLQNISFQLNSGEVLGIFGLMGAGRTELTEALLGTCDGLVSGTITLDNQRVKFKTTADAINAGLALVPEDRKKDGLVLGLDVKTNISLSSLNAMQHATGLLNHKTEAALAQKYIGALKIKTPSDKQIVKNLSGGNQQKIVIAKCLATNPKVLMLDEPTRGIDINAKNEIYKLIAELAASGLGIIMVSSELPEILAISDRILVMADGRLTAEFDAANATEDNILKAAIADSI encoded by the coding sequence TTGTTAGTAGCCGAAAACATATCGAAAAGGTTTGCCGGTGTTATCGCGCTGGATGGTGTGACCCTGCAACTGGAGGCAGGCAAGGTAACCGCTATTATTGGCGAGAACGGCGCGGGCAAATCAACCCTGATGAAGATACTGTCGGGTGTGTATGATGAGTATGATGGCCGGATACTTTTTAAAGGCGAACAAGTGTGGTTCAAAAACCCGCGCGAAGCACAAAGGGCCGGTATTGCCATCATTCACCAGGAACTGAACCTGATCCCCTATCTCAGCATTACCGAGAATTTATTCTTAGGTCGCGAGTTAAAAAATAGCTGGGGTATGCTGGACAAAAAAGCCATGCGCGAAAAGGCTGTTGAACTATTGCAAAAGTTAAAGCTGCAGGTTAACCCCGATACGCTGGTCACTGATTTGAAAGTCGGCCAGCAACAGGTGGTAGAAATTGCTAAAGCACTTTTGTACGATGCAGAAGTGATCATTATGGATGAACCAACCTCGGCCATCAGCGAAAGCGAGGTTGAGGTATTGTTTGGCATTATTGCAGGTTTAAAAAAGGAGAATAAAGCCATCGCCTATATCTCGCATAAGCTGAATGAGCTATTCAAAATAGCCGAAAACTATACCGTGCTGCGCGATGGCAAAACCATTGAAAGCGGCGCAATGAAGGGTATCAGTCACGATGAGTTGATACACAAAATGGTAGGCCGTGAGATTGACCTTGTGCGGAATAACAACGTCGCCAAAGAGAAAAATACTCTATTGCAAGTAAGCAATCTTTGCCTGGATAACGGGCCTAAAAAGGTGCTGCAAAATATCAGCTTCCAATTAAACAGCGGCGAAGTGCTGGGCATTTTTGGCTTGATGGGCGCCGGTCGCACAGAACTGACTGAAGCATTATTAGGCACTTGTGATGGGCTGGTATCCGGCACAATTACGCTTGATAACCAACGGGTAAAGTTCAAAACTACTGCCGACGCGATAAACGCCGGACTGGCTTTAGTTCCCGAAGACCGGAAAAAGGACGGCCTGGTTTTAGGTTTGGATGTAAAGACAAATATCAGCCTGAGCTCGCTAAATGCCATGCAGCATGCTACGGGTTTGCTGAACCATAAAACAGAAGCAGCGCTGGCACAGAAATATATCGGCGCGCTGAAGATCAAGACGCCATCGGATAAACAGATCGTTAAAAACCTGAGCGGTGGTAACCAGCAAAAAATTGTGATAGCCAAATGCCTGGCCACAAACCCCAAGGTTTTAATGCTGGATGAACCGACACGCGGCATTGATATCAACGCCAAAAACGAGATCTATAAACTCATTGCCGAACTGGCTGCCTCAGGTTTGGGTATCATCATGGTATCGTCCGAACTGCCGGAGATACTGGCCATATCCGACCGTATACTGGTGATGGCCGATGGCCGCCTCACCGCCGAATTCGACGCGGCTAACGCAACTGAAGACAACATACTTAAAGCCGCCATTGCGGATAGCATTTAA
- a CDS encoding ABC transporter permease codes for MEATLATYKPQLVKFQSLIALVLLCIGIALMSDKFLTVDNTWNVMRQISVNICISVGMTLVVLTAGIDLSVGSVLALCGAMTAGLLKFGIEMASQNLFIGFTVLGAILIGLIVGGLLGLFNGWTITKFKVPPFVATLAMLTIARGLTMLWTKGFPISNLGDNFDYIGTGWFLGIPLPVWVSGVVVIAAVVITKKTALGRYIYAIGGNEHASCLSGININKVKLTVYAIAGALAAVGGIMVTSRLDSAQPNAGMSYELDSIAAVVIGGTSLSGGRGTIMGTVLGAIIIGVLNNGLVLLNVSPFWQQVVKGGVILLAVIIDKANSKND; via the coding sequence ATGGAAGCAACTTTAGCTACTTACAAACCCCAACTGGTAAAATTTCAATCGCTGATTGCGCTGGTTTTACTGTGCATTGGCATTGCCCTGATGTCGGATAAATTCCTGACGGTGGATAACACCTGGAACGTGATGCGGCAGATCTCGGTCAACATCTGCATTTCCGTGGGGATGACATTGGTGGTGCTCACCGCGGGGATCGACCTTTCAGTAGGTTCGGTGCTGGCGCTTTGCGGGGCCATGACCGCCGGGCTGTTAAAGTTCGGCATTGAAATGGCATCGCAAAACCTGTTCATTGGGTTTACGGTATTGGGTGCTATTCTTATAGGTTTGATCGTCGGCGGCTTGTTAGGTTTATTCAATGGCTGGACCATTACCAAGTTCAAGGTTCCCCCCTTTGTGGCAACACTGGCCATGCTTACCATTGCCCGTGGTTTGACCATGTTGTGGACAAAAGGCTTTCCCATATCCAACCTCGGCGATAATTTCGATTACATCGGCACGGGCTGGTTCCTGGGTATTCCTTTGCCTGTTTGGGTATCAGGCGTGGTGGTCATCGCGGCGGTTGTGATTACTAAAAAAACTGCATTAGGGCGCTATATCTACGCCATTGGCGGTAATGAGCATGCCTCGTGCCTGTCGGGTATCAACATTAACAAAGTAAAACTTACTGTGTATGCGATAGCCGGGGCGCTGGCCGCGGTGGGTGGTATCATGGTTACCTCACGGTTAGATTCGGCCCAACCCAACGCGGGCATGAGCTACGAATTGGATTCCATCGCTGCGGTGGTTATCGGCGGCACATCGCTGTCGGGCGGGCGTGGTACTATCATGGGTACTGTGCTGGGCGCTATCATTATCGGTGTGCTGAATAACGGGCTGGTACTGCTGAATGTATCACCGTTTTGGCAACAGGTAGTTAAAGGCGGGGTGATATTATTGGCGGTAATTATTGACAAAGCCAACTCAAAAAACGACTAA
- a CDS encoding FGGY family carbohydrate kinase: MENNYILAIDQGTSSTKTIVFDSKGQVLAKATEPLKTFYDEGGFVEQDPEEIYTNVLASIKNCLAEFEKDGGDLTDIKTCGISNQRETFVVWNEFGQPLYNAVVWQCKRSVPVCKELLERDLEAEINHKTGLIIDPYFSGTKMMWLNQHIPLVTATVAEGQAHFGTVDTWLLYKFTKGKKYLTDYTNASRTLFFNLHTLQWDKELLAQFGLDTLKLPELRPSSSHFADTDFGGLLPAPIPVMSMIGDSHAAAFGEGCFTPGTAKATLGTGCSILMNIGDKPKASGNGMITTICWSTDQQVDYALEGVIVSCGSTVEWVKNELGIIHNVSETEALANAVADNNGVYLIPAFSGLGAPHWDMSRKASICGLTFDCNKNHVVRAALESIPYQIKDVITAMQTDAGMQLNGLMIHGGLTANQFVLNFLADLLDCKVVRSEMPDISALGAALLAGLKAGTFKDLAAIKKLYAQKLTVETGKYADKIAAGYLGWQQAVGAKKQEVLY, translated from the coding sequence ATGGAAAACAACTACATATTAGCTATAGACCAGGGTACCAGCAGTACTAAAACCATTGTTTTTGATAGCAAAGGACAAGTGCTTGCCAAAGCTACCGAACCCCTGAAAACGTTTTATGATGAAGGCGGTTTTGTGGAGCAGGACCCGGAAGAAATATACACCAATGTACTCGCATCGATAAAAAACTGCCTGGCCGAATTTGAGAAAGACGGCGGGGACCTGACCGATATTAAAACCTGCGGCATATCTAACCAGCGCGAGACCTTTGTGGTGTGGAACGAATTCGGTCAGCCGCTGTATAACGCAGTGGTTTGGCAGTGTAAACGATCGGTGCCGGTATGTAAGGAATTGCTGGAACGCGACCTGGAAGCCGAGATCAACCATAAAACCGGCCTCATTATCGACCCATACTTTTCGGGCACCAAAATGATGTGGCTTAACCAGCATATCCCCCTGGTAACCGCTACAGTAGCCGAAGGTCAGGCGCATTTTGGCACGGTGGATACCTGGCTGCTGTATAAATTCACCAAGGGCAAAAAATATTTAACCGATTATACTAATGCATCGCGTACGCTATTCTTCAACCTGCATACATTGCAATGGGATAAAGAACTGCTGGCACAATTTGGTTTAGATACTTTGAAACTGCCGGAACTAAGGCCATCATCATCACACTTTGCCGATACCGATTTTGGCGGCCTGCTGCCCGCCCCTATCCCGGTAATGAGTATGATTGGCGATTCCCACGCGGCGGCATTTGGCGAGGGTTGTTTTACACCCGGCACGGCCAAAGCTACGCTGGGTACGGGTTGTTCTATTTTGATGAACATCGGCGATAAGCCAAAAGCATCGGGCAACGGAATGATCACGACTATTTGCTGGAGTACCGACCAGCAGGTAGACTACGCGCTGGAAGGTGTTATCGTTTCCTGCGGGTCGACCGTTGAATGGGTGAAAAACGAACTGGGCATCATCCATAATGTATCAGAAACCGAGGCCCTGGCCAATGCTGTGGCAGATAATAATGGCGTTTATCTTATCCCGGCTTTCAGCGGTTTAGGCGCGCCCCATTGGGATATGAGCCGCAAGGCCAGCATCTGCGGGTTGACTTTCGATTGTAATAAGAACCACGTAGTACGTGCCGCGCTGGAATCCATTCCTTACCAAATAAAGGATGTGATAACCGCCATGCAAACCGATGCGGGCATGCAATTAAACGGGTTGATGATACACGGCGGGTTAACAGCCAACCAGTTTGTGCTGAACTTCCTAGCCGATTTGCTGGATTGCAAAGTAGTGCGCAGCGAAATGCCTGATATCTCCGCCCTTGGCGCGGCTTTATTGGCCGGATTGAAAGCAGGAACATTTAAAGACCTGGCTGCCATTAAAAAATTGTACGCGCAAAAATTGACAGTGGAAACAGGTAAGTATGCGGATAAAATAGCGGCTGGTTACCTTGGCTGGCAACAAGCTGTTGGTGCTAAAAAACAGGAAGTACTTTATTAA
- a CDS encoding glycoside hydrolase family 28 protein: MKANTRRTFLKHAGIGLLAVPTVSLAKNISLDKVDVAVQAISVSLNVRDFGAKGDGQTKDTAAIQQAIDRCNILGGGEVIVPAGNYLTGAIELRSNVELRLEKDAVIKGSPDLNDYHVMQVRWEGKWIQGYSGLIYAFGAKNIAITGPGKIAGNDKVSGRPTADNPLRRPALIEPINCTDIRFSNFATEYHSMWSIHLTYCDTVNIKNLYIRSTGGNGDGIDVDSCKLVVIDSCDIATGDDCISLKSGRGMEGYSLLRTTEDVHIKNCTFADSIFACIGIGSETSGGIRNVTIENCAFTGAKTFALYMKSRVGRGAFIENISANNLEVSGMQGGFLRFNLSGSGLQDQDPVPGNEGIPTTKNFSFTNIRVTDVPVLVDGGTGIHPNKPLEGFTLANITGTAKSGITLVNIKNANIKNINVTGISGPMLRIYNVSGKGLEGAVTIPAPKSQDPIPQPATPYQLH; the protein is encoded by the coding sequence ATGAAAGCAAACACACGCCGTACGTTTTTAAAACATGCCGGGATTGGCCTGCTGGCTGTACCCACGGTATCGTTGGCCAAAAATATTTCATTAGATAAAGTTGATGTTGCCGTCCAAGCTATCAGCGTTAGTCTAAACGTGCGCGATTTTGGCGCTAAAGGCGATGGGCAAACTAAGGACACGGCTGCTATCCAACAGGCTATCGACAGATGTAATATCCTGGGCGGTGGCGAGGTAATTGTGCCAGCCGGGAATTACTTAACGGGGGCTATTGAGTTACGGTCGAATGTTGAATTGCGATTGGAAAAAGATGCGGTAATCAAGGGCTCGCCCGATCTGAACGATTACCATGTGATGCAGGTGCGCTGGGAAGGCAAATGGATACAGGGATATTCCGGGTTAATTTATGCTTTCGGGGCGAAAAATATTGCCATTACCGGCCCGGGTAAAATTGCGGGTAATGATAAGGTAAGCGGTCGCCCAACTGCTGATAACCCTTTGCGTCGCCCTGCACTGATTGAACCGATCAACTGCACCGATATCAGGTTTTCCAACTTCGCAACCGAATACCACTCCATGTGGTCTATCCACTTAACTTATTGCGATACGGTTAATATCAAAAACCTGTACATCCGCAGCACAGGCGGTAACGGCGATGGTATCGATGTTGACTCTTGTAAGCTCGTGGTGATTGATAGCTGCGATATTGCCACCGGCGATGATTGCATCTCGCTGAAATCTGGTCGCGGAATGGAAGGCTATAGTTTATTGCGCACTACCGAGGATGTCCATATCAAAAATTGCACTTTTGCCGATTCTATTTTTGCCTGCATCGGTATCGGCAGTGAAACATCCGGCGGCATCCGCAATGTCACTATCGAAAACTGCGCGTTCACCGGGGCCAAGACATTCGCACTTTATATGAAAAGCCGTGTTGGTCGCGGAGCGTTTATCGAGAATATCAGCGCCAATAACCTGGAAGTCTCGGGTATGCAAGGCGGGTTCCTGCGCTTTAATCTAAGCGGCAGCGGTTTACAAGATCAGGACCCGGTGCCGGGCAATGAAGGCATCCCGACCACTAAAAACTTCAGCTTCACCAATATCAGGGTAACCGATGTGCCGGTACTGGTTGATGGCGGCACGGGCATACATCCTAATAAACCTTTAGAGGGCTTTACCCTGGCAAATATTACAGGTACAGCTAAATCGGGCATTACGCTGGTCAACATCAAAAACGCTAATATTAAAAACATTAACGTTACCGGCATTAGCGGACCGATGCTTCGCATTTATAATGTGAGCGGCAAAGGGCTGGAGGGCGCGGTAACCATACCGGCACCAAAATCGCAAGACCCGATACCGCAACCGGCTACACCTTACCAATTACACTGA
- a CDS encoding alpha/beta hydrolase family protein, which produces MKRHYIKSILAVGVLACASVSAFSQTAPAKPLATVVAGIPVNYDEAKVGNYTLPDVLTMQNGKKVTDKQTWLSKRRPEIVKLFEENQFGTMPGKPTDIHFDVFDKGTPVFNGDAIRKQVTVYFTADTTYKMDLLMYLPKTNKPAPLVLMISFAPNSSLSVDDPGVKQGTMWDKNGKKLPAPKIGLGKLSKADIERFTSNGYGIATVYYGDIEPDFKTGYKQGIIGHYMKPGEQVPGDHEWGAISAWSWGLSRAMDYLETDKQVDAKRVALQGVSRLGKTVLWTGGHDTRFKMVIASCSGEGGAALSRRNYGENLAHMSDTSRYYYQFAPQWHKYAKDFNLSPVDAHMLVSLMAPRPLLLQTGDTDFWSDPHGEFLSAVAAQPAYQLFGLQGPGNAEWPKAGDTSLAYNPLGYYMHQGGHGTVPSDWDIYLAYVKKFL; this is translated from the coding sequence ATGAAAAGGCATTACATCAAATCAATTTTGGCAGTGGGCGTTTTAGCCTGCGCTTCGGTTTCAGCTTTTAGTCAGACCGCGCCGGCAAAACCACTGGCAACGGTAGTGGCGGGCATCCCGGTAAATTATGATGAGGCTAAAGTGGGCAACTACACCCTGCCTGATGTACTGACCATGCAAAACGGCAAAAAGGTTACCGATAAGCAAACCTGGCTAAGCAAACGTCGCCCCGAAATAGTAAAGCTTTTTGAAGAAAACCAGTTTGGCACTATGCCGGGCAAACCAACCGATATCCACTTTGATGTGTTTGACAAAGGCACGCCAGTGTTTAACGGCGATGCCATCCGCAAGCAGGTGACCGTATATTTTACAGCTGATACCACCTATAAAATGGACCTGCTAATGTACCTGCCAAAAACCAACAAACCTGCACCTTTGGTGCTGATGATCTCCTTCGCGCCTAATTCCAGTTTATCGGTTGATGATCCCGGCGTTAAGCAGGGAACTATGTGGGATAAGAATGGTAAGAAATTACCTGCGCCTAAAATCGGGTTAGGTAAATTAAGCAAAGCTGACATAGAGCGGTTCACATCCAATGGTTATGGTATTGCAACCGTTTACTACGGCGATATTGAGCCTGACTTTAAAACCGGCTACAAGCAAGGGATTATCGGTCATTATATGAAACCCGGCGAGCAGGTTCCCGGCGACCATGAGTGGGGCGCGATATCTGCGTGGAGCTGGGGGCTAAGCCGTGCCATGGATTACCTGGAAACAGATAAACAGGTAGACGCCAAACGTGTGGCCTTGCAGGGCGTATCACGCCTGGGTAAAACCGTACTGTGGACAGGCGGGCACGATACCCGCTTTAAAATGGTGATAGCCAGTTGCAGCGGCGAAGGCGGCGCGGCCTTAAGCAGGCGCAACTACGGCGAGAATTTGGCGCACATGAGCGATACGTCACGCTATTACTACCAATTCGCGCCGCAATGGCATAAGTATGCTAAGGATTTCAACCTTTCCCCTGTTGATGCGCATATGCTGGTTTCACTGATGGCCCCGCGCCCGTTATTATTGCAAACCGGCGATACCGATTTCTGGTCGGACCCGCATGGCGAGTTTCTTTCTGCTGTAGCAGCGCAGCCGGCTTATCAGTTGTTTGGTTTACAAGGGCCTGGTAACGCAGAATGGCCTAAAGCCGGGGATACCTCGTTAGCTTATAATCCACTGGGGTATTACATGCACCAGGGCGGTCATGGTACTGTCCCAAGCGATTGGGACATTTACCTGGCATACGTGAAGAAGTTTTTGTAG
- a CDS encoding M90 family metallopeptidase, producing MAVIIIVVLLALALLAWLLWGKKRPVIVIDEKQTAGYRQILTYNVSYYQNLDAAAQTKFEQRVIAFLSSTIIEGVDIEVTELDRVLIASSAVIPVFGFPEWEYRNLTSVILYPDTFDNDFQFEGGNRSIMGMVGSGYMNGQMLLSRQALVNGFAKNGGKANTAIHEFVHLLDKTDGAVDGVPEILITHDYAVPWLKMMHQEMHRIEQGKSDINMYATTNEAEFLAVAAEYFFSKPDQLQQKHPELYDQLSRMFAQDPAVD from the coding sequence ATGGCTGTAATCATTATTGTTGTTTTACTGGCGCTTGCTTTGTTAGCATGGCTTTTATGGGGCAAAAAGCGCCCGGTTATTGTTATAGATGAAAAACAAACCGCGGGTTACCGGCAAATATTAACATATAACGTAAGCTATTATCAAAATCTTGATGCAGCCGCTCAAACAAAATTTGAGCAACGGGTAATCGCGTTTTTAAGCAGTACAATTATTGAAGGTGTGGATATTGAAGTTACTGAGCTGGATCGGGTGCTGATAGCCTCAAGTGCGGTGATCCCGGTTTTTGGCTTTCCCGAATGGGAATACCGCAATTTAACCAGTGTGATACTTTACCCCGATACTTTTGATAACGATTTCCAGTTTGAGGGCGGTAACCGCAGCATTATGGGCATGGTAGGCTCGGGTTATATGAACGGGCAAATGCTTTTATCGCGACAAGCGCTGGTTAACGGATTTGCAAAAAATGGCGGTAAAGCAAACACCGCTATCCACGAGTTTGTGCACCTGCTGGATAAAACCGACGGAGCGGTTGATGGTGTGCCCGAAATATTAATAACACATGATTACGCCGTGCCCTGGCTGAAAATGATGCACCAGGAAATGCACCGCATTGAGCAGGGGAAGTCGGACATTAATATGTATGCCACTACTAACGAAGCAGAATTTCTGGCTGTAGCTGCAGAATATTTCTTCAGCAAGCCCGACCAATTACAGCAAAAGCACCCCGAATTGTACGACCAGCTTAGCCGCATGTTCGCGCAAGATCCTGCTGTTGACTAA
- a CDS encoding GDSL-type esterase/lipase family protein has translation MKFKFLLIIALVFSANVFAQETAKPKLAYPFEDEINVFKHQDSIAMPKPGGILFIGSSSIRKWTELPKHFPNKPIIMRGVGGSKIEQWVKYYMPLVVYPYKPSKIFIYVGDNDIAAGSGAQAVYDNFVQMLGMIREHLPNTKVYFMSMKLSPSRARYYNEVALGDMMITAYIKTQKNVEYIDVNTTLLTPKSLPDSVLFQKDMLHLNLTGYEHWEKVIAPYL, from the coding sequence ATGAAGTTTAAGTTTTTACTGATTATTGCGCTGGTATTTAGCGCTAACGTGTTCGCGCAGGAAACTGCCAAACCCAAATTAGCTTATCCATTCGAGGATGAAATTAACGTCTTTAAACACCAGGATAGTATAGCTATGCCGAAACCCGGCGGCATCCTGTTCATCGGTAGCTCATCTATCCGCAAGTGGACGGAATTGCCAAAGCATTTTCCCAATAAACCCATTATTATGCGTGGTGTGGGCGGTTCTAAAATAGAACAATGGGTAAAATACTATATGCCATTGGTAGTATACCCGTATAAGCCATCAAAAATATTTATTTATGTGGGCGATAATGATATTGCTGCTGGCAGCGGCGCGCAGGCGGTTTACGATAATTTTGTGCAAATGCTGGGCATGATCAGGGAACATTTACCCAATACCAAGGTGTACTTCATGTCTATGAAGTTAAGCCCAAGTCGCGCCAGATACTATAATGAAGTTGCCCTGGGCGATATGATGATAACCGCCTATATTAAAACACAAAAAAACGTGGAATATATTGATGTGAACACCACGTTGCTCACCCCAAAATCATTACCCGATTCCGTATTGTTTCAAAAGGACATGCTGCATTTAAACCTTACCGGTTATGAGCATTGGGAAAAAGTAATTGCCCCGTATTTATAG